One region of Oxalobacteraceae sp. CFBP 8761 genomic DNA includes:
- a CDS encoding type II secretion system protein, whose protein sequence is MVVRGGIRRRRQAGFTYLGLIIFVTIIGLVGAATLKIGALLQRAAAEEELLDIGAAFSAALDSYAAATPQGASPYPPSLKELLKDPRVPGVRRHLRKIFVDPLTGKAEWGVVYLGDGTTGVVAVHSLSTARPLKVANFDSRFAGLDNADTISAWRFKARDPALGQAPGQPLSAAPSTPTTQPAQPAPLGLPAAAPADVLPAEATEESNPVPDTAPDTVPDTAPDTVPEPAPVNAPEPEAEASPEKPPEDG, encoded by the coding sequence ATGGTAGTTCGGGGAGGGATACGCCGCAGGCGCCAGGCCGGGTTCACCTATCTGGGCCTGATCATCTTTGTCACCATCATCGGCCTGGTAGGCGCGGCCACGCTCAAGATCGGCGCGCTGCTGCAACGGGCGGCGGCCGAAGAAGAACTGCTGGACATTGGCGCTGCCTTCAGCGCGGCGCTGGACAGCTACGCGGCCGCGACGCCGCAAGGCGCGTCGCCGTATCCGCCATCGCTCAAGGAATTGCTGAAGGACCCGCGCGTGCCGGGCGTGCGCCGGCACCTGCGCAAGATCTTCGTCGACCCGCTGACGGGCAAGGCCGAGTGGGGTGTGGTGTATCTCGGGGATGGCACGACGGGCGTCGTTGCAGTGCATAGTCTGTCGACGGCCAGGCCGCTGAAGGTCGCCAATTTCGACAGCCGGTTTGCGGGCCTGGACAATGCGGATACGATTTCGGCGTGGCGGTTCAAGGCGCGCGATCCGGCGCTGGGGCAGGCGCCTGGGCAGCCACTGTCTGCTGCGCCATCAACGCCGACTACGCAACCAGCGCAACCAGCGCCGCTTGGCCTGCCTGCGGCGGCGCCCGCAGATGTGCTGCCGGCAGAGGCGACAGAGGAGTCGAATCCCGTGCCGGATACCGCGCCGGATACCGTGCCGGATACCGCGCCGGATACCGTCCCGGAACCTGCGCCGGTGAATGCCCCCGAACCGGAAGCCGAAGCTTCGCCAGAAAAGCCGCCTGAAGACGGGTAG
- a CDS encoding nuclear transport factor 2 family protein: MVFSLSHRCNNTLCIAGALACLSITPAHAATPEQSVSELVQRFATAQGTFDRATLEALTAENYTEISPIGEVDPRAKMLSFYVKHDDKPLPAITVDEIMPRVLGNTAIVLAKMSYVMTVGGQTRTAAVRSSFVALQQDGAWKLVSAHYTPIRPSAAPAK, translated from the coding sequence ATGGTCTTTTCCCTGTCGCACCGTTGCAACAACACGCTATGCATTGCGGGCGCGCTTGCCTGCCTGTCGATCACGCCCGCCCACGCCGCCACACCCGAACAGTCGGTCAGCGAGCTGGTGCAGCGCTTTGCCACGGCGCAAGGCACGTTCGACCGCGCCACGCTGGAAGCGCTGACGGCAGAGAACTATACCGAGATTTCCCCAATCGGCGAGGTCGACCCGCGCGCGAAGATGCTGTCGTTCTATGTCAAGCATGACGACAAGCCGCTGCCGGCAATCACCGTCGACGAGATCATGCCGCGCGTGCTGGGCAATACCGCCATCGTGCTCGCGAAGATGTCTTACGTCATGACGGTTGGCGGGCAAACCCGCACAGCCGCGGTGCGCTCGAGTTTCGTGGCGCTGCAGCAGGACGGCGCCTGGAAGCTGGTGTCAGCGCACTACACGCCGATCCGACCATCGGCCGCACCAGCCAAGTGA
- a CDS encoding GNAT family N-acetyltransferase, translating into MGPIRIRTLQPIDAEPLLKLELENRQWFERHIDARSSAFYSLEGVTEHIASYLAGLDNGIWHPLVIEDSEGKIVGRANLKDINVLERSAEVGYRIAESACGQGLATLAVRRLIQEARSHWNLTRLVANVYAGNIGSAKVLQRCGFSLKHVILQQEIERVYQFVLSINDSSLYESAMSDLPCPA; encoded by the coding sequence ATGGGGCCGATCCGCATCCGCACTCTGCAGCCAATTGATGCTGAGCCATTACTGAAACTTGAACTGGAAAATCGTCAATGGTTCGAACGTCACATTGACGCACGCAGCTCCGCCTTCTACTCACTCGAAGGTGTTACCGAACATATCGCCTCTTATTTGGCAGGTCTTGATAACGGAATCTGGCACCCGCTCGTTATCGAAGATTCTGAAGGAAAAATAGTGGGCCGAGCGAACCTGAAAGATATCAACGTTTTGGAAAGATCGGCAGAAGTCGGATATCGGATTGCCGAGAGCGCTTGCGGGCAAGGATTAGCAACACTGGCGGTCAGGCGGTTGATCCAGGAGGCGCGGTCACATTGGAACCTCACTCGTTTAGTCGCCAATGTATATGCTGGAAATATAGGTTCGGCAAAAGTGCTCCAACGGTGTGGATTCTCGCTCAAACACGTGATTCTCCAGCAAGAGATAGAGCGCGTTTATCAGTTTGTGCTTTCAATCAACGACTCCAGCCTGTACGAATCGGCAATGTCAGACCTACCCTGCCCCGCTTGA
- a CDS encoding dienelactone hydrolase family protein, with protein sequence MKSPMSLRPVLILFSIAASVSVSVSVSAGVPAPAAPNLIPEAGPHAVGLRVIQQYDYSRLLEPQVDAFGKAGNAAPGRPIQMLVWYPARRGGGAPMLAADYQQTSLNDVDFTAPAAEATRQRADWVSGPQRAQYRAPTLAVRDAAAAAGRFPVVIYAPSFAAQAHENIDLCEYLASHGYVVLASRSLGARSVMMTDDVDGVEAQAADIAFLANYAQTLPQADIGNVAAAGFSWGGMANVFAAARSSRIKALVSLDGSIRYHPKVWGAAGYVQPARTAVPMLYLGARAPSAEVMERKDMLGKSYLNTMTYSDVYVATLPPMTHPDFSAWHVRFADDAAFGDYARADVLQAYRSGALYVRRFLDAYLKQDTDALAWLKQSPARHGIGPQVMSMAFTPARHALLGEGDFLRAFAKAGYKDAQSIHAGMVARSPDFKLSPLSMNTLGYQLLRAKNARGAVELFKLATFLEPKYANAFDSEGEAYEALGDTRSAIAAYEKAVAADPNQRNAVARIAALRRGGAG encoded by the coding sequence ATGAAATCGCCAATGAGCCTGCGTCCCGTCCTGATCTTGTTCTCCATCGCCGCCAGTGTCAGTGTCAGTGTCAGTGTCAGCGCAGGCGTGCCGGCGCCTGCCGCGCCAAATCTGATCCCTGAGGCTGGCCCGCATGCCGTCGGCCTGCGCGTCATCCAGCAATACGATTACAGCCGGCTGCTCGAGCCGCAGGTCGATGCGTTCGGCAAGGCCGGCAATGCTGCGCCTGGCCGGCCAATCCAGATGCTGGTCTGGTATCCAGCCAGGCGTGGTGGCGGCGCGCCGATGCTGGCCGCAGATTATCAGCAAACCAGCCTGAATGATGTCGACTTCACCGCGCCGGCCGCCGAAGCAACGAGGCAGCGGGCAGACTGGGTGTCAGGGCCGCAGCGCGCGCAGTACCGCGCGCCGACGCTGGCCGTGCGTGACGCGGCGGCTGCCGCAGGCCGCTTTCCGGTGGTGATCTACGCGCCCAGCTTTGCCGCACAAGCGCATGAAAACATCGACCTGTGCGAATACCTGGCCAGCCATGGTTATGTGGTGCTTGCCAGCCGCAGCCTGGGCGCGCGCTCGGTCATGATGACCGACGACGTCGACGGCGTCGAGGCGCAGGCTGCCGATATCGCCTTCCTTGCCAATTACGCGCAGACGCTGCCGCAGGCCGACATCGGCAATGTGGCGGCGGCAGGTTTCAGCTGGGGCGGTATGGCCAATGTGTTTGCCGCGGCGCGTTCCAGCCGCATCAAGGCGCTGGTCAGCCTGGATGGCTCCATCCGGTATCACCCGAAGGTATGGGGCGCGGCGGGTTATGTGCAGCCAGCGCGCACTGCGGTGCCGATGCTGTACCTGGGCGCGCGTGCGCCGTCCGCGGAAGTCATGGAGCGCAAGGACATGCTCGGCAAGAGTTACCTTAACACGATGACGTATTCCGACGTGTATGTCGCGACGCTGCCGCCGATGACGCATCCGGATTTCAGCGCGTGGCATGTGCGCTTTGCCGATGATGCGGCGTTCGGCGACTATGCGCGTGCCGATGTGCTGCAGGCGTATCGCAGCGGCGCGTTGTATGTGCGCCGGTTCCTGGACGCGTATCTGAAGCAGGACACCGACGCCCTTGCATGGCTGAAGCAGTCGCCGGCGCGCCATGGTATCGGCCCGCAGGTGATGTCGATGGCATTCACGCCGGCCCGGCATGCACTCCTTGGCGAAGGCGACTTCCTGCGTGCGTTCGCCAAGGCCGGCTACAAGGATGCGCAGTCGATCCATGCCGGGATGGTGGCACGCTCGCCCGACTTCAAGCTCAGCCCCTTAAGCATGAATACGCTGGGCTACCAGCTGCTGCGGGCAAAGAACGCGCGCGGCGCTGTCGAGCTTTTCAAGCTGGCCACGTTCCTCGAGCCGAAGTACGCCAACGCGTTCGACAGTGAAGGCGAGGCGTATGAAGCGCTCGGTGACACCAGGTCAGCCATTGCGGCGTACGAAAAAGCCGTCGCGGCCGATCCGAACCAGCGCAACGCCGTGGCGCGGATCGCGGCGCTGCGCCGGGGTGGCGCAGGCTAA
- the rpsT gene encoding 30S ribosomal protein S20 codes for MANTAQARKRARQAVKQNAHNSSQRSTLRTAIKAARKAIQAGDKEAATLIFQQSVSKIDSIADKKIIHKNKAARHKSRLAAALKALSA; via the coding sequence ATGGCAAATACCGCACAAGCGCGCAAGCGCGCTCGTCAAGCAGTTAAGCAAAACGCGCACAACTCGTCGCAGCGTTCGACCCTGCGTACCGCAATCAAGGCAGCTCGCAAAGCCATCCAGGCTGGCGACAAAGAAGCCGCGACCCTGATCTTCCAGCAGTCCGTGTCGAAAATCGACAGCATCGCTGACAAGAAAATCATCCACAAGAACAAAGCAGCGCGCCACAAGAGCCGCCTGGCTGCAGCCCTGAAAGCACTGTCGGCGTAA
- a CDS encoding NADP-dependent isocitrate dehydrogenase — MSSDQTIIYTLTDEAPLLATHAFLPVVSTFTKPAGITVTASDISVAARILAAFPENLTPEQRVPDSLVELGKKTLEASANIIKLPNISASVSQLTTAIKELQDKGYNIPDYPSDPKTDEEKTVKAKYGKCIGSAVNPVLREGNSDRRAPRAVKEYARKNPHSMAPWSQASRTHVAHMTEGDFYHGEKSMTVEAARDVKMELVTKSGQTIVLKPKVSLLAGEIIDSMFMSRKSLLAFYEAQIEDAHATGMLFSLHVKATMMKVSHPIVFGHCVRMFYKEAFEKHGALFESLGINVNNGMADLYNKIADLPSSQREEIIRDLHACQEHRPELAMVDSAKGITNFHSPNDVIVDASMPAMIRAGGKMYGADGRLKEVKAVIPESTFARIYQEIINFCKWHGAFDPKTMGTVPNVGLMAQQAEEYGSHDKTFEIQEDGVANITDLATGEVLMSQNVEQGDIWRMCQVKDAPIRDWVKLAVTRARNSGMPTVFWLDPYRPHENELIKKVKVYLKDHDTSGLDIQIMSQVRAMRFTLERVWRGLDTISVTGNILRDYLTDLFPIMELGTSAKMLSIVPLMAGGGMYETGAGGSAPKHVQQLVEENHLRWDSLGEFLALAVSLEDLGLKTGNEKAKVLAKTLDAATGKLLDNRKSPSPKTGELDNRGSQFYLSLFWAQELAAQTDDAALAATFAPLAKKLADDEATIVAELLAVQGKPVDIGGYYKLDEAKVTAAMRPSATFNAAIDSFA; from the coding sequence ATGAGCAGTGATCAGACCATCATCTACACCCTGACCGACGAGGCGCCGCTGCTGGCGACCCACGCCTTCCTGCCTGTGGTCAGCACCTTCACGAAGCCGGCCGGCATCACCGTCACGGCCAGCGACATCTCGGTCGCGGCCCGTATCCTGGCAGCGTTCCCTGAAAACCTGACCCCCGAGCAGCGCGTGCCGGATTCGCTGGTCGAGCTGGGCAAGAAGACGCTCGAGGCGAGCGCCAACATCATCAAGCTGCCGAACATCAGCGCTTCGGTCAGCCAGCTGACCACCGCGATCAAGGAACTGCAGGACAAGGGCTACAACATCCCTGACTACCCGTCGGACCCGAAGACCGACGAAGAAAAAACCGTCAAGGCCAAGTACGGCAAGTGCATCGGTTCGGCAGTGAACCCGGTCCTGCGCGAAGGTAACTCGGATCGCCGCGCCCCGCGCGCCGTCAAGGAATACGCGCGCAAGAACCCGCACTCGATGGCACCATGGTCGCAAGCATCGCGCACCCACGTGGCGCACATGACCGAAGGCGACTTCTACCACGGCGAAAAGTCGATGACGGTCGAGGCTGCGCGCGACGTCAAGATGGAACTGGTCACCAAGAGCGGCCAGACCATTGTGCTCAAGCCAAAGGTCTCGCTGCTGGCCGGTGAAATCATCGATTCGATGTTCATGAGCCGCAAGTCGCTGCTGGCCTTCTACGAAGCCCAGATCGAAGACGCACACGCCACCGGCATGCTGTTCTCGCTGCACGTCAAGGCAACGATGATGAAGGTGTCGCACCCGATCGTCTTCGGTCACTGCGTGCGCATGTTCTACAAGGAAGCATTCGAGAAGCACGGCGCGCTGTTCGAGAGCCTCGGCATCAACGTCAACAACGGCATGGCCGACCTGTACAACAAGATCGCCGACCTGCCGTCGTCGCAGCGCGAAGAAATCATCCGCGACCTGCACGCTTGCCAGGAACACCGTCCTGAACTGGCCATGGTCGATTCGGCCAAGGGCATCACCAACTTCCATTCGCCGAACGACGTGATCGTCGACGCGTCGATGCCAGCGATGATCCGCGCCGGCGGCAAGATGTACGGCGCCGATGGCCGCCTGAAGGAAGTCAAGGCTGTCATCCCGGAGAGCACGTTCGCGCGCATTTATCAGGAGATCATCAACTTCTGCAAATGGCACGGCGCCTTCGATCCGAAGACGATGGGTACCGTCCCGAACGTCGGCCTGATGGCCCAGCAAGCCGAAGAATACGGCTCGCACGACAAGACCTTCGAGATCCAGGAAGACGGCGTGGCCAACATCACCGACCTCGCCACCGGCGAAGTCCTGATGAGCCAAAACGTGGAGCAGGGCGATATCTGGCGCATGTGCCAGGTCAAGGATGCACCGATCCGCGACTGGGTCAAGCTGGCCGTGACGCGCGCGCGCAACTCGGGCATGCCGACCGTGTTCTGGCTCGACCCGTACCGTCCGCACGAAAATGAACTGATCAAGAAGGTCAAGGTCTACCTGAAGGACCACGACACGAGCGGCCTGGATATCCAGATCATGTCGCAAGTGCGCGCGATGCGCTTCACGCTCGAGCGCGTCTGGCGCGGCCTGGACACCATCTCGGTGACCGGCAATATCCTGCGCGATTACCTGACCGACCTGTTCCCGATCATGGAACTGGGCACGTCCGCCAAGATGCTGTCGATCGTGCCGCTGATGGCCGGTGGCGGCATGTACGAAACGGGCGCCGGCGGTTCGGCCCCGAAACACGTGCAGCAGCTGGTCGAAGAAAACCACCTGCGCTGGGATTCGCTGGGCGAGTTCCTCGCGCTGGCCGTGTCGCTGGAAGACCTGGGCCTGAAAACCGGCAACGAGAAGGCCAAGGTACTGGCCAAGACGCTCGACGCTGCCACCGGCAAGCTGCTGGACAACCGCAAGTCGCCATCGCCAAAGACCGGCGAGCTCGACAACCGCGGCAGCCAGTTCTACCTGTCGCTGTTCTGGGCGCAGGAGCTGGCTGCGCAGACTGACGACGCCGCACTGGCCGCCACGTTCGCGCCACTGGCCAAGAAACTGGCCGACGACGAAGCGACCATCGTCGCCGAGCTGCTGGCAGTGCAGGGCAAGCCGGTCGATATCGGTGGTTACTACAAGCTGGATGAAGCCAAGGTGACGGCCGCGATGCGTCCGAGCGCCACCTTCAATGCGGCGATCGATTCGTTCGCCTGA
- the murJ gene encoding murein biosynthesis integral membrane protein MurJ: protein MNLLRTLAAISSMTMLSRVTGLLRESLFARAFGASAYTDAFIIAFRLPNLLRRLFAEGAFSQAFVPILSEYKTQHGDVATKTLVDHVATSLLWATVLTSIVGIIGAPLLIMVLAGDLRETPGAYNASVIMTQMMFPYIACMSFVALAGGILNTWRQFKIPAFTPVLLNLSFIFASLVLVNYLEQPIYAMAIAVCVGGLLQVAIQIPSLVKIGMLPRISFNPMTGLRDAGVRRMLKKMGPAVFAVSAAQISLLINTGIAASLAAGAVSALQYADRLMEFPTAMLGVALGTILLPSLSKANSEGDTAEYAALLNWGLRLTFLLALPAAVGMATLAVPMIATLFHYGKFDDAALVNSSMPLMAYSAGLLGIILVKILAPAFYARQDVKTPVRIAVGVLVATQLMNLIFVPLMGVAGLALSIGLGACINATCLYIGLRRRGIYTPQPGWGKFFLKLAIGVAVMGAVAWFGQAQFDWAAMKVTPGLRIGALFGIIVASAVTYFAMLALLGFRPRDFRRRAA from the coding sequence ATGAACCTGCTCAGAACCCTCGCCGCCATCTCCAGCATGACGATGCTTTCGCGCGTCACCGGTCTCTTGCGTGAAAGCCTGTTTGCGCGCGCTTTCGGCGCCTCGGCGTATACCGATGCCTTCATCATCGCGTTCCGCCTGCCCAATCTGCTGCGGCGTCTGTTTGCCGAAGGGGCGTTCTCGCAAGCGTTCGTGCCGATCCTGTCCGAATACAAGACGCAGCATGGCGACGTGGCCACCAAGACGCTGGTCGACCATGTCGCCACGTCGCTGCTGTGGGCCACGGTGCTCACCAGCATCGTGGGCATCATCGGCGCCCCGCTCCTGATCATGGTCCTGGCCGGCGACCTGCGCGAAACGCCCGGCGCCTACAACGCGTCGGTCATCATGACGCAGATGATGTTCCCGTACATCGCCTGCATGTCGTTCGTCGCACTGGCCGGCGGCATCCTGAATACCTGGCGCCAGTTCAAGATCCCTGCGTTCACGCCGGTGCTGCTGAACCTGTCGTTCATCTTCGCGTCGCTCGTGCTGGTCAATTACCTCGAGCAGCCGATCTACGCGATGGCGATTGCGGTCTGCGTGGGCGGCCTGCTGCAGGTGGCGATCCAGATTCCGTCGCTCGTGAAAATCGGCATGTTGCCGCGCATCTCGTTCAATCCGATGACGGGCCTGCGCGACGCCGGCGTGCGCCGCATGCTCAAGAAGATGGGCCCGGCCGTGTTCGCCGTGTCCGCAGCGCAGATCAGCCTGTTGATCAATACCGGCATCGCCGCCAGCCTGGCCGCCGGCGCCGTCTCGGCGCTGCAATATGCCGATCGCCTGATGGAGTTCCCGACCGCGATGCTGGGCGTGGCCCTGGGCACGATCCTGTTGCCATCGCTGTCGAAAGCCAATAGCGAAGGCGACACCGCCGAATACGCGGCGCTGCTGAACTGGGGCCTGCGCCTGACCTTCCTGCTCGCGCTGCCGGCCGCCGTTGGCATGGCCACACTGGCCGTGCCGATGATCGCCACCCTCTTCCACTACGGTAAATTCGACGATGCGGCCTTGGTCAATTCTTCGATGCCGCTGATGGCGTACAGCGCCGGCCTGCTCGGCATCATCCTTGTCAAGATTCTGGCGCCAGCGTTCTACGCCCGCCAGGACGTCAAGACGCCGGTGCGCATCGCCGTTGGCGTGCTGGTCGCCACGCAGTTGATGAACCTGATCTTCGTGCCGCTGATGGGCGTGGCGGGCCTGGCGCTGTCGATCGGCCTGGGCGCCTGCATCAACGCGACCTGCCTGTACATCGGCCTGCGCCGGCGTGGCATCTACACGCCGCAACCGGGCTGGGGGAAATTCTTCCTGAAGCTTGCCATCGGCGTGGCGGTCATGGGCGCCGTGGCATGGTTCGGCCAGGCGCAGTTCGACTGGGCCGCCATGAAGGTGACGCCCGGCCTGCGCATCGGTGCGCTGTTCGGCATCATCGTGGCCAGTGCCGTGACGTATTTTGCGATGCTCGCGCTGCTGGGGTTCCGGCCACGCGACTTCCGGCGCCGCGCGGCCTGA